CAAAAGAGACATACAGCTACAGAGTACATACATCCCTTCCATCACTCGCCACAATACAAGCTCCCTCAAAACACCCCCGGCGTAAAGTCGACAACCCGCGCCTTGAGGATCGCCGGCCCCGCCTCCTCGATAAACGCCAGGTGCGCCGGGTCCTTGTGCACGTAGTAATCGCGGTCCGCAGCGCTCTCAaactcgacgacgaagacgtgCGTGATGCCGCCCTGGATGCCCTCGGGGCTGTTGTCCAGCCCGCCCGCGATGGACTTGACGTACGCCTTGTTGGACGTCGGGTGGATGCAGTTGTCCCGGAGCGCCAGCATCGAGTCGCATATCTGGCCAGTGTCAGTTTTTCCAGTCctgcgttgcgttgcgtcCTGTCTTGTGTCTTCTTCCCGGCGCCATTCCATTCCCGCCTCTAACCAGCAGCATGACCGGTGGGCCTTACCGACTTGACCTCCTCTGTTGGGATGAGCTCCTTGAACTGGAACTGCACAACGTGGACGACGGTCATGATTGAGGTTGCTTCCCTCTTCTTTGGACAACTGGCTGAAATCGAATCAAGTTGTAGTCGAGTGACTGCTGACAATGGTGATGGTGTTTTGAGTTCGGGTTACTGAGAGGAGTGAATTATGAGTGAGCAATCCCCCCCCGCGCTTGATGGCATGGCGGGGTTCCTCGCTTTCATCGCCATCTCATCCGTCGCCAATGAACGTCATGAAGCCTTTGCGTGCGGGGACATGGCCAATCAGTGATCGCGCTGTTGCACCGCCGCTTCgtttccctcttctcttctctccagACTTCAGTTGACAAACGTGACGTCTACTGGCATAGCCAACTACAGCGAACTCGCCCATCGCCTATCGTGATCCATTCGAGTGCATAAACACCCGACACCcgccctctttctctccgaCTCCTAGCCGAACCCCCGACTCTGCTACGCCGCTTGTTCCGCCTCACTGCCCCAGTCCGGGAAAACCCAGCCGAACAACGTCTTCAGCTCTCCCATTCGTGCCTGGCCTGACTCTTGTGTGTTGCCCAGTGTGGGATAGCTGAGGTGgtccaaggtcgacggcgtttCTGAAATCATGTTCGTGCTGCTGCCCGTCGAGTCTGTATCCCTCACGGACCTTTTCCAGCCTTCGTTTTGCGCTGCTATATTGAGACGACACCGCCCGCCGGTCCCCTCTATCACGCCGTCCAAGTCTGCATCATCATGACCTGGATTTGTAGTTCCTGCTTGTGAATTCCCTTCCGCAACTCTCGCAACATACCGTCTGGCAATTCCCGCAAAATCGGAAATGATGCTGCCCGGGAGCGCTCCCTTCGAAGCCGAGTCGATGGAGCAAAAGTGTCCCGCTACCACCTCTAGCAGCGCGAGGTTCTCTACCGTCCCCCGGTGCGCCGGGTTGTGGATCACAAAgtcgaagaggatgaagagcGCCGATAGAGGCATGATGCCCGAGACGCTGCAAAAAGGAATGAGTCTCAGTAGTAACTCTCGACTGGCTAATCACGAGACTTTGACTTACAAGACTGGAACGTACGGTTCGACGTCAATCACCTTTGTCAACTCGGCGATGCTCCTCGCAGTCAACATCAGGTTATGCTTCGTCCTCTCACGATCATCCGCTGCTCCCTGGCCCAGGTGTAGAGCCAGCCTGTCCACCGCGATAACCACATTGTAATACGAGTACTGAGTCTGCAACATGACCATCTTGGCACTCGGACGCGCAcccggctgcggctgcgcACCCTCCCCCGGCCTGAAAGCAGCGGGAACCGACCGTCGCCAATCCTCAAGGAGGAGCCGGACGCGAGAGATTGCCACCAGCGCCGACTCGCAGGGCTGCATGGACGCGCTGACCGAGAAGAGGGACGAGTACGCCAGTGACGAGATCCTGCCGAGCCGGATCGCCGAGAGGAGCCAGTTGTACTCGCCGAACACTGACTCGGGCGCGAGGGGCACCGCGCAGCCAATATCCTCGTCCGCCAGCAGCTGGTCAAAAGGTTAGCCGGCCACAACCTCTGGAACTGGGGTGCCAACGTCTGTCTTTGAAACCTACCGAGCTGGTGCATtccgagaagctggccgtTTTCTCGAGAAAGTAGACGGTCCAGAAGGTCTTGAGATGAATCGCGTCGCTGTTGGACGACTTGTGGTACCGCAGCGTCTGCGCCATCCGTGCGGCTTCCGAGAGGAGTGTCTGGTCGAGCTGCAGACAGCACGCGCTCATCGCAAAGATGGACTGGGGTCACGTCTGGCGTCAGCAAGAGTCTCATTTCCATCATCACACTCATGCACGTACCATGGCCGTGAGCGCCTGTAGAATGATCGGGTCAGCAATGGGCCTTCCCAAGAGACGCAGACATATTGATCGTGAGACGGAACACCCAGCGAACCTGAAGATTCATCAGAGACACCGGTGGAGCAAGCACGTCCGACAGCGACCCGAGAGAGACCCGGAACAGCCTCCACGCCCGCCCCGGCCCGGGCACAAAGCTACCACCGTCGACGAACTGGCTCCCGAGGGCCAAAACGCCGTGGTACAGGGCCGAGAATGCTGGGTCGAAGGAcagcgcctcgtcgaggtacgGCCCGAGAGCGCGCACCTCAAAGTCCTCGCGGTCGAGGAACGGGTACACGGGGTGGACGTATTCGAAGAATGCTAAACGTCGTCAGGATGGGTTGTCCGGCTTAGTGAGGAGACACAAAAATCCATGAGACCAGCTTGACGTACCGTCGAAAAAGGCTCTCGCCTTCCAAGGCTCCACCCTCTCCGGGGCGAAGGGCTTCTGGAAGTTGATGGTCTCCCATGGCGAGCTTTCCCTGCGGCACAGGCGCCTCTTAAACAGGTCGTCCAgaccgtcgacgagctcgcgcAGAGCCTCTGTCCCGAGTCTCCCCGCGAGCGACATGACCCGGTCgtcggagaagaaggataCGGACGAGCTCGGCACTTGAAGGGGGTGGTTAGATTACGTTCGTCACTCATGAGCTTCATCTAACCTTTGGTGTCGGACGCCTGCGTTGGATGGGCGATTAGTTTTTTACCACATGTCGGTGGAATGGGAGATATCAAGGCATCacgaggaagggggggtcAGGACGCACCTTGACGACGGTGAAGTCGTCACAGTAGAAGACCTCTTGCGGACCGCACCGCAGGATCCGGTCGATGTGTAAttcgccggcggcaccggcatGAACGGGGTTGGCGCCAGGCGGATCGACTGCAAGCAGAGCGGCGGGCACTATGCATGTGACAAGGATCAATATGCTTCCTCAACCATTTCCCCTTCGGCGATGCGTGGACGGGACTGACCGTGTACTCGAGCCCTGCGCCGGAAGACACTAAAGTTGCATTCCTCGTTGCGGTTCTAGACGCCGCCGGTACACACATGAGCGTCGAAAGAATTGTGAAAAAAGCCTCTGGAAGTAAACTTACGGCACAGTGGGTACACGCCTGCGGTCTTTCGCCGGGCTTCGCTGATGGAACTAGACGATGTCTGTTGTCAACATCCCGCCTTGACCGACCCGGAGATCTCGACTCTTAGATCAAGGGGTCGCGACGACGGGCGAACGTACCGATGCACCGGACCTTGCGAAGCCTGCACTGGTCGCAGGACTTGTTGACCTTCATCGTCCAGGGTCCTAGACAACGATGCTCTTGAGTGTCGATGAAGCCCAGGCAAACACGATGCTCTCTTGTCGCGGGATACGGGTATGTCGACCGACGTTCGATGTAGTTGGCAGAAAGAAGGGAAGCTGTGATTCCCGTGCCGCGCAAACGACGCAGAGGGACACGACGCAGGCCTGCGGCACAGTCGCTGTAGGGATGACATGATTTGGGCTCCTGTTGACCCGCGTCCCGGCGCCAAGCCCCGAACACCGAGAAGTGGATCCCCCGATTCCTGCGCCGGCCGGATGTTACGCCGGCTCGAGTCCCGGGCCCATATCCGTCCAAAGGCACAGTCCAATGGGGTTCTTGAAGGTCTCACACATCGTCTGACTGTATGGGCGGAAGCAATAATACCAGGGTAGATTCAGGGGTAGGCCAAGTGATGATTCGGGGCTCGAGACGGAGGGAGCCGACAAACAACACTCCAGTGGAAACCCGCCCCCGAGGACCACGTTGTACTCCGTCTCCGTTCACTAAACTCGGGTCCGGTTAGCTATACTTATAACCCGTGTATTCCACTTGCAAGCGTCTTGCTCCCTTGTCCATCTTCATAGCACAATGGCAGGATAGGCTCGCATCACCAAGTAAGCAAGCATCATGCAGCCTAACCACATTTCACACGACACAAAACCGCGCCAGGAAGGCATGGAAAACAATGAGAAAGTCCCCACGGAACAGTCTCAAGCCGAACTATCAACAATGGAAAAGGAGGTCGAAcacctcgcccgccagcTCAGCACCTCCCATTCCTCCCCGGCCTCGAATCCGTCCCTCGACGTCACCAACAACCCCCTTAGCCCCACGCCGGGAAGCAACCTGGACCCGTCATCCCCGACCTTCGACGCCCGCGCCTGGGTCGCGGCCTTTGTCGAGCTCACGGAATCCGACCCGGCGTCAGCGCCCCCGCGGGCCCTGGGCGTCGCGTTCAGGGGCCTGAACGTCTTCGGATGGAGCACTGGCGCCGAGTTCCAAAAGTCCGTGGGCAAcgtcctcctctccatcgGGAAGACCTTGGCGAGGCTGGCCACGGGCAGGAGACGGCGCGGCAGACGCGTCGACATCCTGCGGGACTTTGAGGGCGTCATCGAGAAGGGGGAGATGCTGCTCGTCCTGGGACCCCCGGGATCCGGATGCTCGACCTTGCTGAGGACGCTCTCAGCTCAGACGGCCGACCTGGAACTCGGCCCCGAGACGTACCTCAACTATCGTGGTGAGCCAACCACTACCTCTGCCCTCTCACTACCTCATGTGTATTCTATGATActgactctctctctctctctctttctttctctcacAGGCATCGATCAGAAGCTAATCCGCACCGCTCTTCGCGGCGACGTCCTCTACAATGCCGAACTCGACACTCACCTCGCCCACctcaccgtcgccgagaccctcgccttcgccagccaCGCCCGCTCCGTCCGCTACGTCCCGGCCGGCTTCTCGCACGCgcagctcgccctcgcccatcGCGACGTCGCCATGGCCACATTCGGCCTCACCCACGCCGCCGACAcccgcgtcggcgacgacgtcgtccgcgGGGTCAGTGGTGGCGAGCGCAAGCGCGTCAGCATCGCCGAGGCATCTCTCACGCGCGCGCGGTTCCAGTGCTGGGACAATTCGACCCGCGGCCTCGAcagcgccaacgccgtcgccttctGCCGCGCCCTGCGCCTCCAggccgacctcctcggcgtcagCTCGGCCGTCAGCCTCTACCAGGCGCCGCAGTCGGCCTTCGACCTCTTCGACAGGGTCACCGTCGTCTACGAGGGCAGGCAGGTATTCttcggcgggcgggcggacgCCAGGGCGTACTTTGAGGAGCTGGGGTTTCGCTGCCCAGAGCGGCAGACGGTGCCGGACTTCCTGACGTCCATGACCAGCCCGCACGAGCGGCGCGCGAGGCCCGGCTTCGAGGACCTGGTGCCCCGGACGCCGGACGAGTTCGCCCAGCGGTGGAAGAAAAGCGGGCAGCGGCAGGAGTTGCTCCGCGAGCTGGCGGCCTACGAGGAGAAGCACCCATCGGGTGAGCGGCTCGCGGAATACCAGCGCTCCCGGCgcgccgagcaggccaagaCGCAGAGACCCGGCTCGCCGCACACCATCTCCTACGGCCAGCAGGTGTCCCTCGCCTTCTGGCGGGCgtggcgccgcctcctcgccgacccggccttcaccatcgcctccctcctcttcaaCCTCGTCATGgccctcatcctcggcaGCATGTTCTACGCCCTCCCGGCCGACACGTCGAGCTTCTACGcgcgcggcggcctcctcttcttcgccctcaTGTTCAACGCCTTCGGCAGCCAGCTCGAGGTGCTCACCATCTACGCCGAGcgccccgtcgtcgagaagcacgTCCGCCGCTACGCCCTCCACCGCCCGTCCGCCCAGGCCGTCGCGAGCTACCTGTGCGACCTGCCCTACAAGCTCGCCAACATGCTCGTCTTCAACGTGCTCGTCTACTTCATGGCGAACCTCCGGcgcgcgccggcggccttcttcttcttctgcctcgTCACGCTGCTCGCCACCCTCGCCCAGTCGGCCATGTTCCGCGCCCTGGCCAGCGTCACGCGGTCCCCGGACCAGGCCATGATCCCTAGCGCGCTGCTCGGCCTGGGGCTCATGATCTACACGGGCTTCACCGTGCCGGTGGCCGACATGCCGCGCTGGTCGCGGTGGATGGCGCGCGTCAACCCGCTGGCGTACTCGTTCGAGGCGCTGATGGCCAACGAGTTCCACGGCCGGGAGTTCGGGTGCGCCGCCATGGTCCCGCGGGGCCCGGGGTACGCGGACCTTCCGCCGGGATCGCAGATCtgctccgtcgtcggcgccgagcccgGCTCGTCCGTCGTCAGCGGGGATAGATACCTCGCGCTGGCCTTTGGCTACCGCGACGCCCACCGGTGGCGCAACGTCGGCGTCCTCTGCGCCTtcaccgtcgtcttcttcgcaGCCTACCTGTTCGCTGCCGAGCACGCCAGGCCGGCCAAGACCAGGGGCGAGGTATTGGTCTTTCGCCGGGGCGAGGTCGAGTCCGGTCTCGGACCGGGAAAGACCGGAACTACATCTCCAGACGGTGACGTAGAGGCTCAAGGGCAGGGCGTAAGTCCACCAGTCTCGGCcgtggaagaagacggtATGTTCGACGAAaacagcgacggcggcggcggtggtggacTCACGGCGAGCAACTCGGTCTTCCACTGGGAAGACGTCTGCTACGATATCAAAGTCAAGGGAGGCACTGAACGCCGGCTCCTGGATCATATCGACGGCTGGGTGACGCCCGGCAAGTCTACAGTCCTCATGGTAAGATGATATTCCTCCCTCCACCCTTGGGACAAGACTTATGAAGACTAACACGATTTCAATTTCCTCAGGGCGTatccggcgccggcaagacgACGCTCCTCGACGTTCTCGCATCCCGCGTCtccatcggcgtcgtcagCGGCGAGACCCTCATCAACGGCACCCCAACAGACGCCACGTCTTTCCAACACCAAGTAGGCTACGTCCAACAGCAGGACCTCCACTTGGAGACCGCAACAGTCCGCGAGGCCCTGCAGTTCAGCGCCGTCCTCCGCCAGCCGGCCTCGACACCGCGTCACGAGAAGCTGCGGTACGTCGAGCAcgtcatcgacgccctcgagatGCGCGCCTTCGCcggggccgtcgtcggcgtcccgGGCGAGGGCCTCAACGTCGAGCAGCGGAAGAGGCTgaccatcggcgtcgagctggcggcgcggccgcggctgctggtgttcctcgacgagcccaCGTCCGGGCTGGACGCGCAGACGTCGTGGGCCGTCTCGGTGCTCATCAAACGGCTCGCCGCCAGCGGGCAGGCCGTCTTGTGCACGATTCACCAGCCGTCGGCCATGCTGTTCGGACAGTTCGACCGGCTTCTGCTGATTGCCCCTGGAGGGAAGACGGTGTACTTTGGAGGTGCGTGTGTCTTGTTTCCGTGCGACTTCTGGATGTGCTGTGATCGCCACGTATGTGGTGTCCGGCAAGCAACACCCCTCCACCCAGTCTCTCGCTTTCTGCTACAACCCGTACACAACGCCGCTGACAACTGATACACGTCCAGATATCGGTGAAAGCTCATCGACCCTCATCGACTACCTCGAGCGCAACGGCGCCCCCGCCATCGAAGCCGAAGCCAACCCGGCCGAGTGGATGCTCCAAGCCATCAGCCCGCCCCGGGACGGCTCCAAAGCCACCGACTGGCACGCCATTTGGCGGAGCTCTCCCGAGTATCGAGACGTCAAAACGGAGCTCTGCCGTCTGCGCTCCCTCGCCTCGTGTCCGTCTCGTTCGGCCCCGCCCGCGGACCGCAGCTCGCAGCATCAAGAGTTCGTCTCGTCCTTCTCGGTCCAGTTCCGCGAAGTCCTCGTCCGAACCCTCAAACACTTTTGGCGATCCCCAGTCTACATTTGGTCCAAaatcgccctcgtcgtcctctcgGTAAGTCCATATCCTTCCACTCATCCCATGTCCCCTCATCTCCCTCATTCTCGCTCACCTACCAACAACCACCCTCCCCTACGGCCAGTCCCTCTACCTCGGCTTCAGCTACACCGCCACAACCTCCATCCAGGGCCTCCAGAACCAGCTCTGggccgtcttcctcctcctcgtcctcttcctcaacCTCAACGAGCAGATCATGCCCGTCTTCGTCCCCCAACGCGTCCTCCACGAGTCTCGCGAGCGGCCCTCGGGGACCTACCGCTGGCAGACCTAcctcctcgccaacatcctcgccgagctcctctGGAactccgccgccgctctcctcATGTTTTCCTGCTGGTACCCCGCCGTCGGCTTCCCGCGCGCCACGCCCTCCTCCGACCCGGACCGCCCCACccgcgccctcctcgtcctcctcttcctctggGCCTACCTCCTCCTCACGAGCACGCTCGCCCACCTGGCCATCTTCTGCATCGATCTCCCCGAGACCGCCGGCGTGCTGACGAGCCTGCTATGGATGCTCTGCATCCTCGCctgcggcgtcggcgtcccACGCGCCGACTTGCCCGCCTTCTGGACCTTCATGCACCGCGTCTCGCCCGCGACctacctcgtcggcggcatcacgTCCGCCGCGGTCCCGAGCGTGGACGTCGTCtgcgccgaagccgaggtcCTGCGCGTCGCGTTGCCGGCGTCCGGATTAGGCTCGGGGTCCGACGCGACGTGCGGTGGGTTCCTCGGTCcgttcgccgaggccgcgggCGGCCGCGTGCTGAATCCCGCCGCGGCGGGTGACGGGGCCGGGTCCGTTTGCGAGTACTGCCCGCTCGGCACGACGGGGGACTTCCTGGCGCGGTTCGACATCGCGTACGGCACGCGGTGGAGGGACCTCGGGATCGTGTGGGCGTATGTGCTCTTCAACAtcgcggcggccatggcgctGTACTGGTTGTTCCGCGTGCCcaaggggaagagggcgaagGTGAAGAGAGCGTAATGAGTTCGCGGAGCTGGAGATACAGGCTCTTCTCCTCTAGTATGCCTCTTTATCGCATCTGGGCTAAGGAGTCGGGTCCTTACATAGAGGCTCAAGAGCGATCTATTGTTTTTTACAAGATGCACGTAAGAAGGGAATACATTCTAACATAAGATTGTGTGGCCGCCTTCTCATAATTCATTACATCTTATAGATGTTTTCACATGCAAAGACATGCCGCAGCCTTCAAGAAAAGACCATCTGCGAGAGCTCAGGATCACGTCGTTCAGAGTCTCTCATACTCCTCGTCACGACCTACGGGAGGCGCTCTGAGGCAAAAGCCacctcttcatcatcgtTCTTTTGGACCTGCTGGTACTACCTGTAGAGTAGGCAGTCTGTTCTGTGAAACCACAAACCCCCTCCACCTCAGACCTGGCCAGGTTCAAACGCCAACACCTAAATATATCTACATGCATCATCGACTCTCTCACTCTGTGCAATCTCAGCCTGGCATCATATGCCGTAAGAGTAGACAGCCGTAAGAAGCAGCTCTATATAGAACATAACCCTTAGGGGTACGGCTGTCAGGGGACTCTATCATCACAACTATGGCGTCAAACACTATGATGACGACAGAATGTATTAAAGCTAATATCTGGTTAGTTGCTCTGGCGACAGAGCTGTTATGGAGCTTCCGCTCGACCGCCCACTCCTGCCCTCAACAAACGTGTAGCATCTTGCCATTTGTTTGGCACCCCGGCAGCGACCTTCTTGCTTGCGTTTTCCAGGTTCGCCTTGACCTCTAGTGCAAAAAGCATGTAATTTTGAGCGTTGGCGATCTTCTTACTACTGGAGAGAGCAATGCACCTATTCCAGTTAGTGAGTTCTCTGAGCTATCTGAAAGAGTTGGCCGGGGGGGGAAATGTACTCACTTTGACGGCGCATAGGTAACATCAACAGAGCGACCGTACTTCGGTGGCCAATCGCCAAAGCCTCCGACCACATCTTTCAAGTGCGTCATTTCATGCAGCAACGACAGGCCGGCGGATGGGCTGTACGTCCGTCTGGTCCTCCATGCCGACATGGTAGCCTGCTCCGCCGCATCGGTCCCGAAATAGCCGTTGTTGCTGAAGGCGACGGGACAAACGACGACAGTAGAGCTTCGGGAACGCGCAAAAGCTATGGTTTCAGGCTCGCGGCACGGGCTCGCAATTTCGGGCGTCCCACACCCGATCACGACTGTGTCTTCAAGCTCAGCAAGAGCTGATGCGTAGGGCCTCGTCTGAGAGCTCAACCTATAGATAGGATGGAGAATCTCCGTTCGAATTGATGTAGACCTCTCGATGTTGCGATCTAAGTGGAAACCAATGTTTAGTTCCCATGTGAATCGAGAGACAAACTTCAAAAATGAAAAAAGAtgagaagaaagaaaccACCAACGTACCGCCAAGCCACCCAATGAACGCCGCAGATGTCCTCGAgtcatcgtcgaggaggaaaCTGTAGGCAGACTCAGAATACCGATTCATCCATTTGATAGCGTTTTCAATCACTGCAGCCTGTTGCCTGTTGCAAAAGAACCTGCTGTCTTTGGCCGCATCGCCAGCAACAATAGCAATCCCTGTTTTCTTTTGCAGCGACTGGGGAGGATCAAACGCACAATGGACCAAGACGATTTGGCAGATGAGGAAGAATGGCACATAGAAGTGCCTTTTCTTAATTTTGTTTTTCATTTTTCATTGCAATAAAGGGGATACCGAAGGACAAGTAAACAACAACGAAAGTGCTTCGGAAGAGAATCGATCATGTTGTGACTGGTGTGGCCTCTTGGTTTTATTTGTCCCCTCGACCGCGAGAAAGAGTACATATCCAATCTTTCCTCCGCTCTACTATGCCTAGTGGAGATGCACAAATAGCAGTATCATTCTCCATCTTGTTTTgtgtagagagagagggggggagatTACAAGTGCTTTTAGCACTCGTAGATGTAGATGTAGGTCAAGGTActaagtcagactacccacttttcggcaccccccccatttcggcaccccaaaaatgcctcaaatgcctcatcaccagaacatacccctcaactttcaacatcaacaacattttctatacttatgcgaataacctcattttttcctcagagcttcttttcaaccttatgggccagtataccgaagatgaagtcaatcaggcccttgacgcaataaccaacggcatgcccattaagagggctggtcaggtgtatggcatcccaagatcaacacttcagtatcggattaagggcactcaaccaaggtcaattgccttttctgacctgcagagactttctgttagtcaggaggctaaactggctgaatgggttcgcattcagcatgcccttggtgttgccccaacccatctgcaagtgaggctattcgcagaaaggatcctccatgccatgggggatac
This sequence is a window from Colletotrichum higginsianum IMI 349063 chromosome 8, whole genome shotgun sequence. Protein-coding genes within it:
- a CDS encoding Stress responsive A/B Barrel domain-containing protein, whose protein sequence is MTVVHVVQFQFKELIPTEEVKSICDSMLALRDNCIHPTSNKAYVKSIAGGLDNSPEGIQGGITHVFVVEFESAADRDYYVHKDPAHLAFIEEAGPAILKARVVDFTPGVF
- a CDS encoding Fungal specific transcription factor — encoded protein: MKVNKSCDQCRLRKVRCIVPAALLAVDPPGANPVHAGAAGELHIDRILRCGPQEVFYCDDFTVVKASDTKVPSSSVSFFSDDRVMSLAGRLGTEALRELVDGLDDLFKRRLCRRESSPWETINFQKPFAPERVEPWKARAFFDAFFEYVHPVYPFLDREDFEVRALGPYLDEALSFDPAFSALYHGVLALGSQFVDGGSFVPGPGRAWRLFRVSLGSLSDVLAPPVSLMNLQALTAMSIFAMSACCLQLDQTLLSEAARMAQTLRYHKSSNSDAIHLKTFWTVYFLEKTASFSECTSSLLADEDIGCAVPLAPESVFGEYNWLLSAIRLGRISSLAYSSLFSVSASMQPCESALVAISRVRLLLEDWRRSVPAAFRPGEGAQPQPGARPSAKMVMLQTQYSYYNVVIAVDRLALHLGQGAADDRERTKHNLMLTARSIAELTKVIDVEPYVPVFVSGIMPLSALFILFDFVIHNPAHRGTVENLALLEVVAGHFCSIDSASKGALPGSIISDFAGIARRYVARVAEGNSQAGTTNPGHDDADLDGVIEGTGGRCRLNIAAQNEGWKRSVRDTDSTGSSTNMISETPSTLDHLSYPTLGNTQESGQARMGELKTLFGWVFPDWGSEAEQAA
- a CDS encoding ABC-2 type transporter, yielding MQPNHISHDTKPRQEGMENNEKVPTEQSQAELSTMEKEVEHLARQLSTSHSSPASNPSLDVTNNPLSPTPGSNLDPSSPTFDARAWVAAFVELTESDPASAPPRALGVAFRGLNVFGWSTGAEFQKSVGNVLLSIGKTLARLATGRRRRGRRVDILRDFEGVIEKGEMLLVLGPPGSGCSTLLRTLSAQTADLELGPETYLNYRGIDQKLIRTALRGDVLYNAELDTHLAHLTVAETLAFASHARSVRYVPAGFSHAQLALAHRDVAMATFGLTHAADTRVGDDVVRGVSGGERKRVSIAEASLTRARFQCWDNSTRGLDSANAVAFCRALRLQADLLGVSSAVSLYQAPQSAFDLFDRVTVVYEGRQVFFGGRADARAYFEELGFRCPERQTVPDFLTSMTSPHERRARPGFEDLVPRTPDEFAQRWKKSGQRQELLRELAAYEEKHPSGERLAEYQRSRRAEQAKTQRPGSPHTISYGQQVSLAFWRAWRRLLADPAFTIASLLFNLVMALILGSMFYALPADTSSFYARGGLLFFALMFNAFGSQLEVLTIYAERPVVEKHVRRYALHRPSAQAVASYLCDLPYKLANMLVFNVLVYFMANLRRAPAAFFFFCLVTLLATLAQSAMFRALASVTRSPDQAMIPSALLGLGLMIYTGFTVPVADMPRWSRWMARVNPLAYSFEALMANEFHGREFGCAAMVPRGPGYADLPPGSQICSVVGAEPGSSVVSGDRYLALAFGYRDAHRWRNVGVLCAFTVVFFAAYLFAAEHARPAKTRGEVLVFRRGEVESGLGPGKTGTTSPDGDVEAQGQGVSPPVSAVEEDGMFDENSDGGGGGGLTASNSVFHWEDVCYDIKVKGGTERRLLDHIDGWVTPGKSTVLMGVSGAGKTTLLDVLASRVSIGVVSGETLINGTPTDATSFQHQVGYVQQQDLHLETATVREALQFSAVLRQPASTPRHEKLRYVEHVIDALEMRAFAGAVVGVPGEGLNVEQRKRLTIGVELAARPRLLVFLDEPTSGLDAQTSWAVSVLIKRLAASGQAVLCTIHQPSAMLFGQFDRLLLIAPGGKTVYFGDIGESSSTLIDYLERNGAPAIEAEANPAEWMLQAISPPRDGSKATDWHAIWRSSPEYRDVKTELCRLRSLASCPSRSAPPADRSSQHQEFVSSFSVQFREVLVRTLKHFWRSPVYIWSKIALVVLSSLYLGFSYTATTSIQGLQNQLWAVFLLLVLFLNLNEQIMPVFVPQRVLHESRERPSGTYRWQTYLLANILAELLWNSAAALLMFSCWYPAVGFPRATPSSDPDRPTRALLVLLFLWAYLLLTSTLAHLAIFCIDLPETAGVLTSLLWMLCILACGVGVPRADLPAFWTFMHRVSPATYLVGGITSAAVPSVDVVCAEAEVLRVALPASGLGSGSDATCGGFLGPFAEAAGGRVLNPAAAGDGAGSVCEYCPLGTTGDFLARFDIAYGTRWRDLGIVWAYVLFNIAAAMALYWLFRVPKGKRAKVKRA
- a CDS encoding Neutral protease 2 — encoded protein: MKNKIKKRHFYVPFFLICQIVLVHCAFDPPQSLQKKTGIAIVAGDAAKDSRFFCNRQQAAVIENAIKWMNRYSESAYSFLLDDDSRTSAAFIGWLGDRNIERSTSIRTEILHPIYRLSSQTRPYASALAELEDTVVIGCGTPEIASPCREPETIAFARSRSSTVVVCPVAFSNNGYFGTDAAEQATMSAWRTRRTYSPSAGLSLLHEMTHLKDVVGGFGDWPPKYGRSVDVTYAPSKCIALSSSKKIANAQNYMLFALEVKANLENASKKVAAGVPNKWQDATRLLRAGVGGRAEAP